Within the Polaribacter pectinis genome, the region GATTATATAAAAGCGATGAGCAACAATATTGCGAATCATTTAAAAGATTTCGATTACGATCATATTTTATTTTCTTATCATGGAATACCTGAAAGACACATTAAAAAATCTGATCCTACAAATAGTCATTGTAAATTAGATGGTTCTTGTTGTGAACGTAATTCGGTTGCACATCACACATGTTATAGACACCAATGTTTTGAGACTACAAAAGAAATTGCAAAATTCTTAAATTTGAAAAAAGGAACATATAGTAATTCTTTTCAATCGAGATTATTAAAAGATCCTTGGTTAAAACCTTATACAGATTTTGAGTTAGAGAAATTTCCATCAGAAGGAAAAAAGAAATTAGCAGTAATAACTCCTGCTTTTGTTGCAGATTGTCTAGAGACTTTAGAAGAAATTGCAATGGAAGGAAAAGAAGAGTTCTTAAAATTTGGAGGAACAGATTACAAACACATTCCTTGTATGAATGATAATGATGATTGGGTAGATGTTATGGTTTCTTGGATTAATGAATGGGAGAAATCGTAATTTTTAATTAATAAATTGTAATTTTAAAACATGGATTTTCTATACGTAAAAGCATTACACATTATCTTTGTAGTTACTTGGTTTGCTGGTCTATTTTACATTCCGAGGTTATTTATTTATCAAACGGAAGCTGAAAATAAATTAGAACCTGCAAAATCTATTTTGCAAACGCAATATAAATTGATGACTAAAAGACTTTGGTATATTATTACTTGGCCGTCAGCAATTTTAGCAAGTATTTTTGCTTTTTGGATGTTATATCAAAATCCATATTATTTATCTGAACCTTGGATGTTGGTAAAATTAGCATTCGTTTTAGCATTGTATTTTTACCATGGTTTTTGCCAAAATATTTATAGTAAACTTCAAAAAGATATTGTAAAATATTCTGCTTTTAAATTGCGAATGTTTAATGAAATTTCTACGATAATTTTATTTGCTGTCGTTTTTTTAGTAACCGTAAAAAGCGCTATCAATTGGATTTGGGGAGTTGTTGGTATTATTCT harbors:
- the hemH gene encoding ferrochelatase produces the protein MKGILLNNLGSPDSTETKDVKKYLDEFLMDERVIDIPYWKRYVLIKGIILNFRPKKSGAAYKKIWWDEGSPLVVISERFTEKVKQKVDIPVELAMRYGSMSMEKGIKNLVDKGVTEIFLAPLYPHYAMSSFETVVVKAEEILAEKYPDVKLDVLPPFYNEPDYIKAMSNNIANHLKDFDYDHILFSYHGIPERHIKKSDPTNSHCKLDGSCCERNSVAHHTCYRHQCFETTKEIAKFLNLKKGTYSNSFQSRLLKDPWLKPYTDFELEKFPSEGKKKLAVITPAFVADCLETLEEIAMEGKEEFLKFGGTDYKHIPCMNDNDDWVDVMVSWINEWEKS
- a CDS encoding CopD family protein, with amino-acid sequence MDFLYVKALHIIFVVTWFAGLFYIPRLFIYQTEAENKLEPAKSILQTQYKLMTKRLWYIITWPSAILASIFAFWMLYQNPYYLSEPWMLVKLAFVLALYFYHGFCQNIYSKLQKDIVKYSAFKLRMFNEISTIILFAVVFLVTVKSAINWIWGVVGIILFGILMMLGIKLYKRIREKKSWDKAEKEVLESDETKNLEN